In the genome of Vicia villosa cultivar HV-30 ecotype Madison, WI linkage group LG7, Vvil1.0, whole genome shotgun sequence, one region contains:
- the LOC131617800 gene encoding pirin-like protein — protein MILTFSSIHIQQYFHKMAENMKEPRLVTRKFLAKPQREGVGAVVRRSIGRFELKYFDPFLVLDEFSVAAPAGFPDHPHRGFETVTYMLQGAITHEDFEGHKGTIEAGDLQWMTAGRGIVHSEMPAAQGIQKGLQLWINLASQHKMIEPKYQEVLNKDIVEATKDGIKVRVIAGEALGIKSPIYTRTPTMYLDFTLKPGSHLQQLVPKSWNAFVYILEGEGIFGNQNSLPTTSHHILLLGYGDGVEAWNKSSKILRFILVGGEPLGEPMVQLGPFVMNTQQEIDQTIDDFENYTNGFEKARDWRS, from the exons ATGATCCTTACGTTCTCATCAATACATATTCaacaatattttcataaaatggcAGAAAACATGAAAGAACCTCGTCTTGTTACTAGGAAGTTCTTAGCCAAACCTCAACGAGAAGGTGTTGGTGCTGTTGTTAGAAGAAGCATAGGAAG aTTTGAGCTCAAGTACTTTGATCCTTTTCTTGTCTTGGATGAATTCTCAG TTGCTGCTCCTGCTGGATTTCCTGATCATCCACATAGAGGTTTTGAGACTGTCACATATATGTTACAG GGGGCTATAACACATGAAGATTTTGAAGGACACAAAGGAACAATTGAAGCTGGTGACTTGCAGTGGATGACTGCTGGCAGAGGGATTGTGCACTCTGAAATGCCTGCTGCTCAAGGAATTCAAAAGGGTTTGCAACTATGGATCAACCTTGCCTCCCAACATAAAAT GATTGAACCAAAGTATCAAGAAGTTTTAAACAAGGACATAGTAGAAGCTACAAAAGATGGTATCAAGGTTAGGGTTATAGCAGGGGAAGCACTTGGTATAAAGTCTCCAATATACACAAGAACACCAACAATGTATTTGGATTTTACTCTTAAACCTGGATCACACTTACAACAACTTGTACCAAAATCATGGAATGCTTTTGTGTATATTTTGGAAGGAGAGGGTATTTTCGGAAACCAAAATTCTCTTCCTACAACCTCTCACCATATTCTTCTTCTAGGTTATGGGGATGGTGTGGAGGCATGGAATAAATCTTCTAAGATACTAAGGTTCATTTTGGTTGGAGGGGAACCATTAGGTGAACCAATGGTGCAACTTGGACCCTTTGTGATGAATACTCAACAAGagattgatcaaactattgatgACTTTGAAAACTATACCAATGGATTTGAGAAAGCAAGAGATTGGAGATCTTAG
- the LOC131615761 gene encoding glycerophosphodiester phosphodiesterase GDPDL1-like, protein MWKPRALSFTLALLLLHSLSTSLVSAQTKRSEWKTLTGSPPLVIAHGGFSGIFPDSSSAAYALAVQTSVSDVAIWCDVQLTKDEVGLCLPDINLINSTYISSYFPNKTVSYLVNGESVSGYFSVDYTFKELADVILTQGVFTRSNLPENNGYLINRVEDILPTVSPQTPGLWLNIQHDAFYTQHKLSMRSYVLSISRKVHVSYISSPEVGFLRSITTRFNPKITKLVFRFLDQGDTDPSTNQTYGSLLKNLTFIKTFASGILVPKGYIWPIDAVSLYLQPHTTLVSDAHKAGLEVYASDFANDVVSSYNYSYDPLAEYLQFIDNDDFSVDGVLTDFPITPSEAIECFAHLGRNATRRDKTLIISKFGASGDYPACTDLAYNNAIADGADVLDCPVQISKDGTPFCLNSIDLLESTTVAQTSFSNLVMSIPKIKSGRGIFTFNLTWNDIKGLTPSILNPFTKYTLFRNPKYKNAGTFLTLSDFLSLTKNQTSLSGVLIIVENAAYFAEKLGLSVTDAVIDALSKAGYDKPGSQKVYIQSTNSSVLLKFKEKTKYELVYKIDETVSNATNAAVEDIKSFASSVVINKDSVFPRSAGFLTSYTKIVPTLKASNLSIFVETFSNEFVSQAWDYFSDPTVEINSFIQEAGINGIITDFPKTASRYSRNKCLNLGVKTPPYMLPVQAGSLYQSLNNQSLPPAQAPFPSLTKSEVVEAPLPAVVKIAPASSPAAGTKSPPKNAQPKVSVCFFLSSLAVFVASILLL, encoded by the exons ATGTGGAAACCACGCGCTCTCTCCTTCACACtcgctcttcttcttcttcactctcTCTCAACATCTCTTGTTTCAGCTCAGACCAAGAGATCTGAATGGAAAACACTCACAG GAAGTCCACCATTGGTTATAGCACATGGTGGTTTTTCGGGTATATTTCCCGATTCCAGTTCTGCTGCGTATGCTTTGGCTGTACAAACGAGTGTTTCCGATGTCGCGATATGGTGCGATGTGCAATTGACGAAAGATGAAGTTGGGCTTTGCCTTCCAGATATCAACCTTATAAACTCTACTTACATTTCAAGTTATTTCCCAAATAAGACTGTGAGTTACTTAGTTAATGGAGAATCCGTTTCTGGCTATTTTTCTGTGGATTATACCTTCAAGGAGTTAGCCGATGTCATCT TAACTCAGGGAGTATTCACTCGTTCAAACCTGCCCGAAAACAATGGTTATTTAATAAATAGAGTTGAAGATATACTCCCAACAGTGAGCCCACAAACACCTGGTTTGTGGTTGAATATTCAG CATGATGCATTCTACACGCAACACAAACTGAGCATGAGAAGCTATGTACTTTCAATTTCTAGAAAAGTGCATGTCAGTTATATCTCATCACCCGAGGTTGGTTTTTTGAGAAGTATTACAACACGCTTCAACCCAAAAATAACGAAACTTGTCTTCAGGTTTCTCGATCAGGGTGACACGGACCCATCGACCAATCAGACTTATGGTTCATTACTAAAAAATCTCACCTTTATCAAGACTTTTGCTTCTGGAATTCTTGTTCCCAAGGGATATATATGGCCTATAGATGCTGTTAGTCTTTATTTGCAACCACATACCACTTTGGTTTCAGATGCACATAAAGCAGGGCTGGAAGTTTATGCATCAGATTTTGCAAATGATGTTGTATCTAGCTATAATTATAGTTATGATCCTCTTGCTGAGTATCTCCAATTCATTGATAACGATGATTTCTCCGTTGATGGTGTGCTGACTGATTTTCCTATAACTCCATCTGAAGCTATTG AATGCTTTGCTCACCTAGGCAGAAATGCTACGAGAAGAG ATAAAACCTTGATTATCTCGAAATTTGGAGCAAGTGGAGATTATCCAGCTTGTACCGACTTAGCGTATAACAATGCCATAGCAGATGGTGCGGACGTTCTTGACTGTCCTGTTCAAATTTCAAAAGATGGAACACCATTCTGCTTAAACTCCATTGATCTTCTAGAGAGTACCACAGTTGCTCAAACAAGCTTCAGTAATTTGGTCATGAGTATCCCTAAGATCAAATCTGGCCGTGGCATATTTACATTCAACTTGACATGGAATGATATAAAAGGCCTGACCC CCTCAATATTGAACCCTTTCACAAAATACACATTGTTCAGGAATCCAAAATATAAGAATGCTGGGACATTTCTAACATTATCAGATTTTTTGtcgttgacaaaaaatcagactTCTCTATCAGGCGTCTTAATCATTGTTGAG AATGCAGCCTATTTTGCAGAAAAGCTGGGATTAAGTGTGACTGATGCCGTCATTGATGCTTTAAGCAAAGCAGGTTACGATAAACCAGGGAGCCAAAAAGTATATATTCAATCCACTAATAGCTCTGTATTACTGAAGTTCAAGGAGAAAACCAAATATGAGCTTGTCTACAAGATTGATGAGACTGTTAGTAATGCTACCAATGCAGCTGTTGAGGATATAAAATCATTTGCTAGTTCTGTGGTTATCAATAAAGATTCAGTATTTCCTCGTAGTGCCGGCTTCTTGacctcctatacaaagattgtgCCAACGCTAAAAGCTTCTAACCTCTCAATTTTCGTAGAAACATTCAGCAATGAGTTTGTATCTCAGGCATGGGATTACTTCTCAGATCCAACAGTGGAGATCAACTCATTTATTCAGGAAGCAGGAATTAATGGGATCATCACAGATTTCCCGAAAACTGCTAGTAGATATTCAA GAAACAAATGCTTAAACTTGGGTGTTAAGACACCTCCTTACATGCTACCTGTTCAAGCAGGTAGTCTTTATCAATCCCTTAACAATCAGTCATTGCCTCCAGCTCAGGCTCCATTCCCTTCCTTGACTAAATCAGAAGTGGTAGAGGCACCTTTGCCTGCTGTTGTTAAAATAGCCCCAGCTTCTAGCCCTGCTGCCGGAACCAAGTCGCCACCCAAAAATGCACAGCCTAAGGTTTCCGTTTGCTTCTTCTTGTCCAGTCTTGCCGTGTTTGTAGCTTCTATTCTTCTGCTTTGA